The genomic segment CCCGTCATCTCCCTTAGTGCGCCTCCTTGATTTTCTGTCACTCTTTCCCAAGCGCATCGTCGGCTCGATCCTTGGGCTCTTCGTGTGCAgccgtgcgctgcgtgcaaACTCGGTGGTGGCCATTGTGGCGGTGGGTTTGATGTACGCCGCAGTGATTCTTGCCGGGGATGGCGAGGTGCGCCGGCTTCTCGTGACACCAGTGTGGAGCcgtgtgcggctgctgttgctgcggcaccgccacgATTCGCACACGGGCCCAGCCGCCGTCTCTCTGCAGAGTGTGGAATCGGCCAAGAGCAAGCTGGAGTGACTATCTACGCACGTTGTACATGACGAGCGTCAGTGGTGTATGTCAAACCGCGTCGCGTCGTTGCAGTGCGCAGTTATATTTCTTtgttgctcctctctctccccgctaACGTGCCAAATTCGCCACCAACTTTCCCTAGCTTGGCATGCGTGGGTGACACTGAAAGGCAACCTCTCCCAACAAGAAGCTCATTAGGTCTGTATCAGTAACTAGGCTGATCAGTGATGCTGCGCTCCtgctcgtttctctctctttcccgaAAGTGTCAAGGTTGccaggaggaaagagagatcGGGTGAGTGGGAttgggtgggggggggcaggaggaggagagcgtcCGCGTTGCGCCATCCTGAGAAGCATGAGATCTGCATGGctcgccccccttcccctccccatctccACAGACATACGCACACTCTCTTTACCtaccctctctgccttctccgtGAAGGCGAAAGACAAGCagtgggaaaggagggaaatgCAGGTGACACTGGACACGATGTGAGCGAGTGTGGGTAGCACGTGCGATAATGGTCCATCTCTCCTCCTGTTGAtcttcttttctcgcttttctcttctctctctatgggTGTGGGCTTGTGTTTGGTCTCTCGCGATCTTCTCGTGTCACCTgcgtcacacacactctctctggTGTATTAGTgtgtttcccctcttttctcctctcttctctgcgctcTCACTCCTTCCCCACTCGAGAGAACATCGCATGCGAcccccctcacacgcacgTTAGCCTTCTTACTCCCCATACGCTGACACACTCGCTTCCTTACTcattcccttttttttctcgtccTCTTTCGCTTTAGGTCCAAACCATGCTCCGTCGTGTGTCGACGCGCGTGTTGCCTGCGGCGTGCAGTGCGGCCCAGAACGTGAGCGTACGCTTCTGCCTGGCCATCAAAGTGCCTACGATTGCCGAGTCCATCAGTACGGGTAAGGTGGTGAACTGGACGAAGAGGGtcggcgacgccgtcgcAGAGGACGAGGTGATTTGCCAGATCGAGTCTGACAAGCTCAACGTCGACGTGCGTGCGCCGGCGAACGGCGTCATTACGAAGATCAACTTCGAGGAAGGGGCTGATGTCGAGGTCGGCGCGGAGCTGTCCACGATGAAGGAGGGCCCGGCGCCATCGGCGGCTGCACCGCAGGTTGCGGCAGTCAAGTCGGACCCAcccaaggcggcggcacctaCGGCAGAGGCACCAAAGGCTGTAGCCCGAGCTGCCGCGGAGCctgctgctactgcggcCGTTGCCAAGCCCGCGATGCACGCCGTTGCCGGCGCGGACCCGCGCACGAAAAGCGtccgcatctcctccatgcgccgccgcatcgctgACCGCCTCAAGGCTAGCCAGAACACGTGCGCGATGCTGACCACCTTCAATGAGATTGACATGACCCCGCTGATTCAGCTGCGCGATAAGTACAAAGACGACTTCCACAAGCGCCATGCTGTCAAGTTGGGGCTAATGTCACCCTTCGTGAAGGCGAGCGCGATGGCGCTCAGGGATGTGCCAATTGTGAACGCATCCTTTGGCAAGGACACCATCGACTACCACGAGTTCGTAGATATCGCGATCGCCGTGGCGACACCACGCGGCCTCGTTGTGCCTGTGATCCGTGATGTGCAGAACATGAATTTGGCAAACATCGAGACCGCCATCGCCGACTACgccgcgcgtgcgcgcatcAACAAGCTGACCATGGCTGAGATGACTGGAGGAACCTTCACCATATCCAACGGTGGCGTCTTTGGGTCTTGGATGGGCACGCCTATCATCAACCCGCCGCATAGCGCGATCCTTGGCATGCACGCAATCAAGAAAAAGGCGTGGGTGGTGGGCAACGAAATTAAGATCCGCGACATCATGGCGGTCGCGCTGACCTACGACCACCGTCTCATTGACGGTAGCGATGCGGTGACCTTCCTAGTCAAGGTGAAAAATCTGATTGAAGACCCGGCGCGTATGGTGCTGGACCTCTCGTAGGCGCCGCCGATGTGCCGAGTGCTccggtgagaggggggagggagagagaaatcgATGGTGGTAGAGAAAAGAAGTGAAAGGGAGACAAGTCGCACGACTTTCTCTGTAGGGGTTTCTTCCCTTCGTTTTCTTCATGTCTCCCTGCCGGTGTTCTGCCCACTTCGCTCTGCAACCTCCCCGCCCTCTGCTCGCCCTCACGACCcagacgcacccacacgtccttctcttcactcttcTTGGGAGTGCCTATTcatgtctctctgtgtgtgtgtcttcgaCTTGCTAAGGATTTCTTTTAttggtctctctctgtatggGCGCTCGGTTGTATGACgttgtccttctctctttgctaggctctctttcccattATTTGCGCTCTGACGCgcggtgcgtgtggtggtggggggtgcAGATCTTGCTAAAAGCCCACTAAAGTGAATTGTTTATCTCTTGCATCGTATTCCTCCCGCGACACTCGCCAAGCACACCTCTCCCCATCTTGCGTGCCcctgtctcgctctctctctattgtTGCTGTCATTCTTACTCGTGCTGCTTCCGaatgtgcaggaggagagagggaagggccGGGCTGGACAAGGTCCaccccaccgcctcctgcacaTACGCGCGCagtctcgttctctctctctcatatGGGTTGCTGTGCGTCGACTGCGTCAAATGTCTTTACAGAGACGCAAGATGAATAAAGAAAGCAGCGTATGTgcgcacttgtgtgtgtgtgtgtgtgtgcttgtacATCGTGGAACAGGCGAGGCAGtgcagggaggggagggaagggggagacgTGGACTCAgccgaagaaaagaaggggcagcagcggcggctcgcTAAGGATGGGGGCGCAGTGCTTGGCGGGCAGCAAAGGCGAaatgaggggggagggaggactGAAAAGGAACGCGACGCTGTTCTTGGTGCTACAACGCAACGCAaacctgcacacacacacacacaccccttccccctctccccacatCATCTCGTACTTATGCACGTACAACTTCCGTCATCGAGTCCCACGCATTCCTCCAGTGGACGAAGTCAATCGCGTTGCTCCGATgaaaagaagcgaagagcCGGAAGAACGAACAAAGTGCCATAACAACTCTACAGCAGAGGGAAACCAgtcagagagaaggagaagccaAACGTTGCGCCTtgtccccctcttttcccacGACCCTCCCACGCCAGGCCTTTTGTTTCCTGTCCTGccctgccctctctccctctcacttcCTTGGCTCTCCCTTCGTTGTCTTCGCCTTCTCATGGCTGCACTCTTAGtcggcgaagcagccgcagagaagGGAGACGGGTAGGGGTGAGGACGCCACCTataagaggaagaggcggagagggagaacgcGCAATGAGGGAGGTTGTGCCTATGTATCTTCATGGTGTGTTGCTGTCCGTGTAATGCGAGTGTATTGTTGGAGTTGCCCGCGTATGCATGAGacattgtgtgtgtgtgtgtgttgtgagTACTCGTCTCTACGCATTCTCTatgccgtcgccaccgttcTTATCTCGATCGCGACGGCTCCGTTCTGTTCTTTCGATTCTGAAGGCCATTGCCCacatcttctctctgttgGCTACGCACCCGCCcatccagagagagagaaaaagggagagggagagtgagaCGGTCGAACGGACCTGAAGCAGCTTCACGACTAGCATTGCCATTCCCTGccactgccctcctcctttctttggAAATCGCATTGTTATGGttcgccgccaccagcacaACGCTATAGAAGATGACTTAGGGCGAGTGGCTCCGTTAAGTAATTCCCCTCTCCGGGCAGTCGTGTCCGTTGTTGTAGTGATCCGCCCACCATGTCCTGGCTGTggctctttcttttttctccacCTGCATCTTCCGTTCGCATGGGCCAAAGCCGTCACAGGAGGCTAACTCAAACGAACCGCAAGCGCAACAGGGCGAGGGAAAAACACTGCAGCGTGCTGGACGCCGCTCAGCGCAGAATATTGGGAGAAGAGGTGTGGACAAGACAGGCATGTTGTCAAAGTTGCGTACACACCGATGAAGTATCTCTTTCTGCGAGACTGCAGTGCAGACACCAACGATGGAGGTAA from the Leishmania panamensis strain MHOM/PA/94/PSC-1 chromosome 28 sequence genome contains:
- a CDS encoding 2-oxoglutarate dehydrogenase, E2 component, dihydrolipoamide succinyltransferase, putative (TriTrypDB/GeneDB-style sysID: LpmP.28.2560), whose product is MLRRVSTRVLPAACSAAQNVSVRFCLAIKVPTIAESISTGKVVNWTKRVGDAVAEDEVICQIESDKLNVDVRAPANGVITKINFEEGADVEVGAELSTMKEGPAPSAAAPQVAAVKSDPPKAAAPTAEAPKAVARAAAEPAATAAVAKPAMHAVAGADPRTKSVRISSMRRRIADRLKASQNTCAMLTTFNEIDMTPLIQLRDKYKDDFHKRHAVKLGLMSPFVKASAMALRDVPIVNASFGKDTIDYHEFVDIAIAVATPRGLVVPVIRDVQNMNLANIETAIADYAARARINKLTMAEMTGGTFTISNGGVFGSWMGTPIINPPHSAILGMHAIKKKAWVVGNEIKIRDIMAVALTYDHRLIDGSDAVTFLVKVKNLIEDPARMVLDLS